A window of the Cystobacter fuscus genome harbors these coding sequences:
- a CDS encoding AAA family ATPase, whose translation MVKLQWLQVNKFRSVKPGTRLTFNAGHNVLLGQNGTGKTTLLNLIATSVRSDFTGFKDEEFDISYEWASDKASATVSVRNESRSAIPSELKSLSPLYSDVLASAGELRSPEMSLTAVFLEKSTGIQIKVDAKGKSGSVRRIDEPESEVSLESFHSRIWVTMVSGLGEWLLSRGAPGLEDTVSNLMSLFLEAMTRRFDEALEYFDRLGKYRLQLKQDDDGQLSLSGDLGLNSDIFKEQLAAQATQKWAADRYILTDADLPFLRRTIQLLDFESAEAIFELQDSTRKETGGVMHLGGLRFYFQHRGGWRVSEKMLSYGQKRMLAFMHYVASAKSTIIADELVNGLHHEWIRACFELLGERQVFLTSQNPLLLDYLSFESPVDVRSTFILCSRDRNSEQMVWENMSQEAAEDFFDSYKVGFQQVGELLQAKGLW comes from the coding sequence ATGGTCAAGCTCCAGTGGCTCCAGGTGAACAAGTTCCGCTCGGTGAAGCCGGGAACGCGGCTGACGTTCAACGCGGGGCACAATGTGCTGCTCGGACAGAATGGCACCGGGAAGACCACGCTGCTCAACCTCATCGCGACGTCCGTTAGGTCAGATTTTACTGGCTTCAAGGATGAAGAATTCGACATTTCCTACGAATGGGCTTCGGACAAGGCGTCAGCCACCGTCTCGGTGCGTAACGAGAGTCGGTCAGCTATTCCCTCGGAGCTGAAGAGCCTTTCACCTCTGTATTCGGACGTCTTGGCCTCTGCAGGTGAGTTGCGCTCTCCAGAGATGTCGCTCACTGCTGTCTTCCTTGAGAAGTCCACAGGAATTCAAATCAAAGTCGATGCTAAGGGTAAGAGTGGATCGGTTCGACGCATAGATGAACCAGAATCGGAAGTATCTCTTGAGAGTTTTCATTCACGGATTTGGGTGACGATGGTTTCGGGGTTGGGGGAATGGTTGCTAAGTCGAGGTGCGCCCGGGTTGGAAGATACAGTTTCCAACTTGATGAGCTTGTTCCTCGAGGCTATGACGCGCCGCTTTGATGAGGCTCTCGAGTATTTTGACAGACTTGGTAAGTATCGGCTTCAACTGAAGCAGGATGATGATGGACAGCTCTCTTTATCTGGAGACCTGGGGCTCAATAGTGATATATTCAAAGAGCAGCTCGCCGCTCAGGCCACGCAAAAGTGGGCAGCAGATCGGTACATCCTGACGGATGCTGATCTTCCGTTCCTCAGGCGTACAATTCAGCTTCTCGACTTTGAATCTGCTGAAGCCATCTTCGAGTTGCAGGACTCGACCAGAAAAGAGACAGGTGGTGTCATGCATCTGGGTGGTTTGAGATTTTATTTCCAACACCGGGGAGGATGGAGGGTGTCGGAAAAAATGCTCAGCTATGGTCAAAAGCGCATGCTGGCCTTTATGCATTATGTAGCTTCGGCGAAGTCGACCATCATCGCGGACGAACTCGTCAATGGGCTTCATCATGAATGGATTCGAGCCTGCTTCGAGTTGCTGGGTGAACGGCAGGTCTTTCTGACCAGTCAAAATCCACTCCTGCTCGACTACTTGAGCTTCGAGTCTCCAGTGGATGTCCGATCTACATTTATCCTCTGTAGTCGGGACAGGAACTCGGAACAGATGGTCTGGGAGAACATGTCCCAGGAGGCCGCGGAGGATTTCTTCGACTCCTACAAGGTCGGCTTCCAGCAGGTGGGCGAGTTGCTCCAGGCGAAGGGACTCTGGTGA
- a CDS encoding restriction endonuclease fold toxin 5 domain-containing protein codes for MSKEPMSSEVAGSVGARGLAGMALCLLAFVVQTACVTNTSLDASPVETRRHQRATHPNNPATKELAESEARSTHSRPWSQPSSARDVDEAEHREGSAIGWPDGVGDGRPLTVPITLDYFQGFLVQAGVPTTAVPTDGRTLSPRQALELVPHLLSTPVTLGNFGSRRMAAHLLLEVATGRAPVSRDELHARMRRFSRLLVLRPDGYLVKATSGVAVQKAGQVVLANDGTLRAGRFEVGPFYAIDGGRLFPVDVKLEVPHGAPPAGSYEPDDNAGFAVAEGAVLAVVDMVEGLYRLVFHTGETLEGLSQLPSAVRQLYENSPRLWEEFRHKPYAERVRTVSRLATGIVLTVGTSGAGASKAASWGGKLGGMSVPLLSMSGDGLLAVRLVAVPARGAVAVAGNALSATYVLHMANTGARGAGAGGGWPPVGGPGQWVEDTSSMSEQARDYQAQVTGAPKRWAYRVCRDGECVNYDGYDPQTGTLLEAKAREYDKWFDENLDPRFEYRGLDSMIDQARRQLRVAGEFPLRWHVAEPRMVDVLRKHFAPQGFHRIEIVYTKPGAVRTATHE; via the coding sequence ATGTCCAAGGAGCCCATGAGTTCCGAGGTGGCGGGGAGTGTTGGCGCGCGAGGGCTGGCTGGCATGGCGCTCTGCCTGCTGGCCTTCGTGGTGCAGACCGCGTGTGTCACGAACACTTCCCTCGATGCATCCCCGGTGGAGACACGCCGCCACCAGCGCGCGACCCACCCGAACAACCCAGCCACGAAGGAACTAGCAGAGAGCGAAGCCAGGAGCACCCACTCGCGGCCATGGAGCCAACCCAGCAGCGCGAGGGACGTAGACGAGGCGGAACACCGGGAAGGGAGCGCGATTGGCTGGCCGGATGGCGTGGGGGATGGCCGGCCCCTCACGGTGCCCATCACCCTGGACTACTTCCAGGGCTTCCTCGTGCAGGCCGGGGTGCCCACCACCGCGGTGCCCACGGACGGGCGCACGCTGTCCCCAAGGCAAGCGCTGGAGCTGGTGCCGCACCTGCTCTCCACGCCGGTGACATTGGGCAACTTCGGCTCGCGACGCATGGCGGCGCACCTGCTCCTGGAAGTGGCCACGGGTAGAGCTCCGGTGTCCCGCGACGAGTTGCACGCGCGCATGCGGCGCTTCTCTCGGCTGCTGGTGCTCCGCCCGGATGGCTACCTGGTGAAGGCCACCTCGGGGGTGGCGGTTCAGAAGGCCGGCCAGGTGGTGCTGGCCAATGACGGGACGCTGCGAGCCGGCCGCTTCGAGGTGGGCCCGTTCTACGCGATCGACGGCGGGCGACTCTTCCCGGTGGATGTAAAGCTCGAGGTGCCGCACGGGGCTCCACCAGCGGGCAGCTACGAGCCGGACGACAACGCCGGGTTCGCGGTGGCCGAGGGCGCCGTGCTGGCGGTCGTGGACATGGTCGAGGGTCTCTACCGGCTCGTCTTCCACACGGGCGAGACGCTCGAGGGGCTGTCCCAACTCCCGAGCGCGGTGCGCCAGCTCTACGAGAACTCGCCGCGGCTCTGGGAGGAGTTCCGCCACAAGCCCTATGCGGAGAGGGTGCGCACCGTGTCCCGGCTCGCGACGGGCATCGTCCTGACGGTGGGCACCTCGGGAGCAGGGGCCTCGAAGGCCGCATCGTGGGGCGGGAAGCTCGGCGGCATGAGTGTTCCCCTGCTGTCGATGTCGGGGGACGGTCTCCTGGCGGTGCGCCTGGTGGCGGTACCCGCGAGAGGTGCCGTGGCCGTGGCGGGCAACGCACTGAGCGCCACCTACGTGCTTCACATGGCCAACACGGGAGCCCGGGGCGCTGGGGCCGGTGGTGGGTGGCCTCCAGTGGGTGGGCCCGGGCAGTGGGTGGAGGACACCTCCAGCATGTCCGAGCAGGCCCGGGACTACCAGGCCCAGGTGACGGGCGCACCCAAGCGATGGGCCTACAGGGTTTGTCGAGACGGTGAGTGCGTGAATTACGACGGCTACGATCCGCAGACGGGCACCCTGCTCGAAGCCAAGGCACGCGAGTACGACAAGTGGTTCGACGAGAATCTAGATCCTAGATTTGAATACAGGGGTTTGGACAGTATGATTGATCAAGCTCGGCGACAGCTACGGGTAGCGGGTGAGTTCCCGCTTCGCTGGCACGTCGCGGAACCACGGATGGTGGATGTGCTCCGTAAGCATTTTGCTCCACAGGGTTTTCACCGCATAGAAATTGTTTATACGAAGCCCGGAGCCGTGAGGACCGCCACCCATGAGTGA
- a CDS encoding immunity 52 family protein: protein MSESYGAGAYWGRRPESVEECARRAETFFRLMAECHPNYARWYEQSNSIRKALQLGFEPTRETFVRFFGRKKYQSGNDGFHFSAWTGREKQDQGGMVMFNCGSKAEFSPNVLRLFFPTEPLGHERMLSSPVVSGIMRAMAVAWEPEWALATADGLWDQLSNGSRLGCFIGWMTYFSRERGEVAPLPAPVRVEPVGDKGTLVILTPERLTPSNPEHVALARRVQTLLEEQGLLRLVIQPRPAPT, encoded by the coding sequence ATGAGTGAATCCTACGGAGCTGGAGCCTATTGGGGGCGTCGCCCTGAGTCGGTCGAAGAGTGCGCTCGACGTGCGGAAACATTCTTCCGGCTCATGGCGGAGTGCCACCCGAACTATGCCCGCTGGTACGAGCAGAGCAACTCCATCCGGAAAGCGCTGCAGCTCGGCTTCGAGCCTACCCGCGAGACCTTCGTGAGGTTCTTCGGGCGGAAGAAGTACCAGAGCGGGAATGACGGGTTTCACTTCAGCGCCTGGACGGGGCGCGAGAAACAAGACCAGGGCGGCATGGTCATGTTCAACTGCGGGTCGAAAGCCGAATTTTCGCCCAACGTGCTGCGCCTCTTCTTTCCGACTGAACCCCTGGGCCACGAGCGCATGCTCAGCTCGCCAGTTGTCTCCGGCATCATGCGGGCCATGGCCGTGGCCTGGGAGCCAGAATGGGCCCTCGCGACGGCGGACGGACTGTGGGACCAGCTCTCCAATGGCAGTCGGCTCGGCTGCTTCATCGGCTGGATGACATACTTCTCGCGCGAACGTGGGGAAGTTGCACCTCTGCCCGCCCCCGTACGGGTGGAGCCGGTAGGAGACAAGGGCACGCTCGTCATCCTCACCCCGGAACGACTCACCCCGAGCAATCCCGAACATGTGGCCCTGGCACGGCGCGTCCAGACTCTGCTGGAGGAACAGGGTCTGCTCCGTCTGGTGATTCAACCACGGCCCGCACCCACCTGA
- a CDS encoding serine/threonine protein kinase — translation MATSPGTVRLYPEALAPGTRVGRWRVVEPLGVGGQGAVYRVEDLEHPGDFYALKFAWYASDGRVEREVELMMTRAAHPHVVGFHGWTRWPHPREGCLGFVMDWVPGLALDVWAEKEGTTFRRLAEVGATVANTLGELHARGVLHRDLKPEHILVRESDGQPVLLDFGVGWYEGAAPLTTGPLPPATLYLLTPEAVRFLWKSREHPGARYAFQPGDDLYALGVCLYRAATGHQPFPEGLPADLLQMAILEARPMAPVLVNPRVPRALSDVIVRLLSKDPSERYPSGAALHEALVAAASDGAPAWDASIFEWEEVPPAQEGGSPERRLVRPPRPKPSWIAPPPPPVPARVERRSHWPRGLVLAAVVLLALVSMVRVSPEAPSVQAPDEKWATDVRVDPPGSARYEQAPLPVRNQKQAPCTEGIEVELSGTCWRTLEQRSPTCPRLTFAYKGRCFLPVLKEQRAPTSVDAGVPEER, via the coding sequence GTGGCCACGAGTCCTGGAACGGTGCGGCTGTACCCGGAGGCCCTGGCCCCGGGGACGCGGGTGGGCCGCTGGCGCGTGGTGGAGCCGTTGGGCGTGGGAGGCCAGGGCGCCGTCTACCGCGTGGAGGACCTGGAGCACCCGGGGGACTTCTACGCGCTCAAGTTCGCGTGGTACGCGAGCGACGGACGGGTCGAGCGCGAGGTGGAGCTGATGATGACCCGGGCGGCGCATCCCCACGTGGTGGGGTTCCACGGCTGGACGCGCTGGCCGCACCCTCGCGAGGGGTGTCTGGGTTTCGTCATGGATTGGGTGCCCGGTCTGGCGCTGGACGTGTGGGCCGAGAAGGAAGGTACCACCTTCCGGCGGCTCGCAGAGGTGGGGGCGACGGTGGCGAACACCCTGGGCGAGCTGCATGCGCGAGGCGTGCTGCACCGCGACCTGAAGCCAGAGCACATCCTGGTGCGTGAGTCGGATGGACAACCGGTGCTGCTCGACTTCGGCGTGGGCTGGTACGAGGGAGCGGCACCGCTCACCACGGGTCCGCTCCCTCCGGCCACCCTGTACCTGCTCACCCCCGAGGCGGTGCGCTTTTTGTGGAAGAGCCGCGAGCACCCCGGCGCGCGTTATGCCTTTCAACCGGGCGATGACCTGTATGCGCTGGGCGTCTGTCTTTACCGAGCGGCCACCGGGCATCAACCCTTCCCCGAGGGGCTACCGGCGGACTTGTTGCAGATGGCGATCCTCGAGGCGCGGCCGATGGCGCCCGTGCTCGTCAATCCCCGGGTGCCCCGGGCGTTGAGTGATGTGATTGTGCGGCTGTTGTCGAAGGACCCCTCGGAGCGCTACCCGAGTGGCGCGGCGCTGCACGAGGCGCTGGTGGCGGCGGCCAGCGATGGGGCGCCCGCGTGGGACGCGAGCATCTTCGAGTGGGAAGAGGTGCCGCCGGCTCAGGAGGGGGGCAGTCCCGAGCGGCGCCTCGTCCGGCCCCCGAGGCCAAAGCCCTCCTGGATCGCTCCGCCGCCGCCCCCCGTTCCCGCGCGAGTGGAGCGGCGGAGCCACTGGCCCAGGGGGCTCGTGCTCGCCGCGGTGGTGCTGTTGGCGCTGGTGTCCATGGTACGCGTTTCACCCGAGGCGCCGAGTGTTCAGGCTCCAGACGAGAAGTGGGCCACGGATGTGCGGGTCGACCCGCCGGGCTCCGCCCGGTACGAGCAGGCACCGCTCCCGGTGAGGAATCAGAAGCAGGCCCCCTGTACGGAAGGGATCGAGGTGGAACTGTCCGGCACCTGCTGGCGTACGCTCGAGCAGAGATCTCCAACCTGCCCACGCCTGACGTTCGCGTACAAAGGCAGATGTTTCCTGCCCGTGTTGAAGGAGCAGCGTGCTCCCACCAGCGTGGATGCTGGAGTGCCCGAGGAGCGGTGA
- a CDS encoding MFS transporter — protein MIESEVVAPATSEERWSWPPLFGLLEIQFGAAVGFLQTAVPYWLAREGMPLAEIGLLSGTAFSPHAWKLLWVPLIDLGPWRRIWYGVCTLLTALFLLACAFLDEPSKHLGLYTLLLTGMQATASTAHAALNGLMATTTRLEDKGRTGGWQMAGNVGATSILGALCIWLASSFSRQVVGVVMAVLVLGSGVGIFFIVERAGARAEPGPLLRAAWERVKGIVMDLVRTAFSREGLVMLVLCLLPVSCGALTNLFSAMAGDYQVPEHVVELVNGLGMGVTGALGSLLGGWLSDRVNRKLNYALMGGLTGLCALAMAAAPMTPTTYIWGTLAYSFANGAGYAAFAGMVLDMVSEGAAVTTKYTLFVATSNFAISYVTALDGHASGFRGLGARASVAFDGLITFAGILGVGLLFLFFLRRKPQPTAA, from the coding sequence GTGATCGAGTCCGAAGTGGTGGCACCCGCCACCTCCGAAGAGCGTTGGTCCTGGCCCCCCCTGTTCGGTCTGCTGGAGATCCAGTTCGGCGCCGCCGTGGGCTTCCTGCAGACGGCGGTGCCCTACTGGCTGGCCCGCGAGGGCATGCCGCTCGCGGAGATCGGCCTGCTGTCCGGCACCGCCTTTTCTCCTCACGCCTGGAAGCTCTTGTGGGTGCCGCTCATCGACCTCGGGCCCTGGCGGCGCATCTGGTACGGCGTCTGCACGCTGCTCACGGCGCTGTTCCTCCTGGCGTGTGCCTTCCTGGACGAGCCCTCCAAGCACCTCGGGCTCTACACGCTGCTGCTCACGGGCATGCAGGCCACGGCGTCCACGGCGCACGCGGCGCTCAACGGGCTCATGGCCACCACCACGCGGCTCGAGGACAAGGGGCGCACGGGCGGCTGGCAGATGGCGGGGAACGTGGGGGCCACGAGCATCCTCGGTGCGCTCTGCATCTGGCTCGCCAGCTCCTTCTCCCGGCAGGTGGTGGGCGTGGTGATGGCCGTGCTGGTGCTGGGCAGCGGGGTGGGCATCTTCTTCATCGTCGAGCGCGCGGGTGCCCGGGCCGAGCCGGGGCCCCTGCTGCGCGCGGCCTGGGAGCGCGTGAAGGGAATCGTGATGGACCTGGTGCGCACGGCCTTCAGCCGGGAGGGGCTCGTCATGCTGGTGTTGTGCCTCCTGCCGGTGAGCTGCGGCGCGCTCACCAACCTCTTCAGCGCCATGGCGGGCGACTACCAGGTGCCCGAGCACGTGGTGGAGCTCGTCAACGGCCTGGGCATGGGCGTCACCGGGGCGCTCGGCTCGCTGCTGGGCGGGTGGCTGTCGGACCGGGTGAATCGCAAGCTCAACTACGCGCTCATGGGCGGGCTCACGGGGCTGTGCGCCCTCGCCATGGCGGCCGCGCCCATGACGCCCACCACCTATATCTGGGGCACGCTGGCCTACAGCTTCGCCAACGGCGCGGGCTACGCGGCCTTCGCCGGCATGGTGCTCGACATGGTCAGCGAGGGGGCCGCCGTCACCACGAAGTACACGCTCTTCGTCGCGACCTCCAACTTCGCCATCAGCTACGTCACCGCCCTGGACGGGCACGCGTCGGGCTTTCGCGGCCTGGGCGCTCGCGCGAGCGTGGCGTTCGACGGCCTCATCACCTTCGCGGGCATCCTGGGCGTGGGGCTGCTCTTCCTGTTCTTCCTGCGCCGCAAACCCCAGCCCACGGCGGCTTGA
- a CDS encoding AcvB/VirJ family lysyl-phosphatidylglycerol hydrolase, which produces MNHLKGWVVMGALLAASVGGAADVGSTVSFGRFGEVALVRPTGAPSAVVLFLSGDAGWGAGERALAKELAGQGALVLGVRTPAYLAAVGAGKKCAYPAGDLEALSQSTQKKLGLPEYLHPVLLGTGAGAGLVYASLVQAPVNTFAGGVSLGFNPVLRMDGTLCRGSGLVRQRTREGERLGPFKPLSEPWRVLVGEKDTVFPVERARAFAEGVRRAEVTRVPGVGRGLVPLGGWTDAVLAAEAELARHAAPPPPVTATREEESGAPLEDVSDLPLIQVPAGKEGGDSLVVLLSGDGGWAGIDRDVASVLAAQGVPVVGWDSLRYFWKRRTPEATAKDLERVLAHYLRDWKKARVVLVGYSRGADVLPSVVAKLSAEARKNVQALALIAPGQEAELEVHVVDLLGGGGGEPILPAVKSLGGLPVVCLYGSDEASESLCPLLSDVPGARVLELEGGHHFSGDYAAVGRAILAPLREGQHL; this is translated from the coding sequence ATGAATCACCTGAAGGGCTGGGTCGTGATGGGCGCGCTGCTCGCCGCGTCGGTGGGAGGGGCGGCGGACGTGGGGAGCACGGTGTCCTTCGGCCGCTTCGGCGAGGTGGCGCTGGTGCGTCCCACGGGGGCGCCGAGCGCGGTGGTGCTCTTCCTGTCGGGAGACGCGGGGTGGGGAGCGGGGGAGCGGGCGCTGGCGAAGGAGCTGGCGGGCCAGGGCGCGCTGGTGCTGGGCGTGCGCACGCCCGCGTACCTCGCGGCGGTGGGGGCGGGGAAGAAGTGTGCCTACCCGGCGGGGGACCTGGAGGCGCTCAGCCAGTCCACGCAGAAGAAGCTGGGCCTGCCCGAGTACCTGCATCCGGTGCTGCTGGGCACGGGGGCGGGGGCGGGCCTGGTGTACGCGAGCCTCGTGCAGGCGCCGGTGAACACCTTCGCGGGCGGGGTGAGCCTGGGGTTCAACCCCGTGCTGCGCATGGACGGGACCCTGTGCAGGGGCAGCGGGCTCGTGCGCCAGCGCACGCGTGAGGGTGAGCGGCTCGGGCCCTTCAAGCCGCTCTCCGAGCCCTGGCGGGTGCTCGTGGGCGAGAAGGACACGGTGTTCCCGGTGGAGCGGGCGCGGGCCTTCGCGGAGGGCGTGCGGCGGGCGGAGGTGACGCGGGTGCCCGGGGTGGGACGGGGCCTCGTGCCGCTGGGGGGGTGGACGGACGCGGTGCTCGCGGCCGAGGCGGAACTCGCGCGTCACGCGGCGCCCCCGCCTCCGGTGACGGCCACCCGGGAGGAGGAGAGCGGCGCGCCGCTGGAGGACGTGTCGGACCTGCCCCTCATCCAGGTGCCCGCGGGCAAGGAGGGAGGGGATTCGCTGGTGGTGCTGCTGTCGGGCGATGGGGGCTGGGCGGGCATCGATCGCGACGTGGCCTCGGTGCTGGCGGCCCAGGGCGTGCCGGTGGTGGGCTGGGACTCGCTGCGCTACTTCTGGAAGCGGCGCACGCCCGAAGCCACCGCGAAGGACCTGGAGCGCGTGCTGGCGCACTACCTGCGGGACTGGAAGAAGGCGCGCGTGGTGCTGGTGGGCTACTCACGCGGGGCGGACGTGCTCCCGTCGGTGGTGGCGAAGCTGTCCGCCGAGGCCCGGAAGAACGTCCAGGCGCTCGCGCTCATCGCGCCGGGCCAGGAAGCGGAGCTGGAGGTGCACGTGGTGGATCTGCTGGGCGGGGGCGGGGGAGAGCCCATCCTTCCCGCGGTGAAGTCGCTCGGAGGCCTGCCCGTGGTGTGCCTGTATGGGAGCGACGAGGCCAGCGAGAGTCTTTGTCCTCTGCTCTCGGACGTGCCGGGCGCGCGGGTGTTGGAGCTCGAGGGGGGGCACCACTTCAGCGGTGACTACGCCGCCGTGGGCCGTGCCATCCTGGCCCCCCTGCGCGAGGGCCAGCATCTGTAG
- the mprF gene encoding bifunctional lysylphosphatidylglycerol flippase/synthetase MprF, with protein MKPSRALTALLPVVLLALSAWVLHRELRDFHWRDVSAALDALPLGRVGLAVFVTAANYLLLSLYDVLALAYAGKALPYPRVAMTSFIAYAFGNNLGMAMLSSASVRYRLYSAWGLSVVDVSRVAVFCGLTLWLGLGFVGGLALVAEPVQVPGIVALPLGSRLLGAVLLAATLGYVVLCAVWREPLSVRGHAVALPSLRLALGQVLVSGADWLLAAMVLFLLLPEGADLSPPAFIGLYMLGQVAGLLSQVPGGLGVFESILVAVLTPRVPAPAVLGSLMAWRAIYYVGPFVLAAGVMAASELMRRRERVSRIVRGVHASFAPVVPLVAAAGAVLAGAVLLFSGATPTVAERLLVLRRWLPLPLLELSHLLGSLAGVSLVLLGRGLQRRLDAAYVLTLGLLGVGGVVSLVKGLDFEEAGLLFALALVLAPFRAQFYRHTSLFAERFSAPWLLALAAVVGASVWLGFFSYRHVDYGGELWWRFTFEGDAPRFLRASVGVCGVVLLFGVARLLAPSSPRSELPSEEALARARPLVARSPESMSHLALVGDKSLLFNEAGTAFIMYGVAGRAWVSMGEPVGGTPEEATELAWRFRELVDVHHGWTCFYQVGPGSLPRYLDLGLSLLKLGEEATVPLADFQLDSPERRSLRHAHRKLEKEGVIFEVVPRGSVEPLLPQLEAVSDAWLEEKNTREKGFSLGYFSERYLREGPVAVVRQGGELLGFANLWAPELKVELSIDLMRYRPGAPRGVMDHLFVSLMLWGREQGYERFNLGMAPFSGFESHALAPLWQRAGAFLFTHGEHFYNFQGLRRFKEKFKPVWTPRYLASPGGLAFPRVLAGVGSLVSRGIAGLVAR; from the coding sequence ATGAAGCCCTCCCGCGCACTCACCGCGCTCCTGCCCGTGGTGCTGCTGGCCCTGTCGGCCTGGGTCCTCCACCGCGAGCTGCGCGACTTCCACTGGCGCGACGTGTCCGCGGCGCTCGACGCCCTGCCCCTCGGCCGCGTCGGCCTGGCGGTGTTCGTCACGGCGGCCAACTACCTCCTGCTGTCGCTCTATGACGTCCTGGCGCTCGCGTACGCGGGCAAGGCACTGCCCTATCCCCGGGTGGCGATGACGTCCTTCATCGCCTACGCCTTCGGCAACAACCTGGGCATGGCCATGCTCAGCAGTGCTTCCGTGCGCTACCGCCTCTACTCCGCCTGGGGCCTGAGCGTGGTGGACGTGTCCCGCGTGGCCGTCTTCTGTGGCCTCACCCTGTGGCTGGGCCTGGGATTCGTCGGGGGCCTCGCCCTCGTGGCCGAGCCCGTCCAGGTGCCGGGCATCGTGGCGCTGCCCCTCGGCTCGCGGCTGCTGGGCGCCGTCCTGCTCGCGGCCACCCTGGGCTACGTCGTCCTGTGCGCCGTGTGGCGCGAGCCGCTCTCCGTGCGCGGGCATGCCGTGGCGTTGCCCTCGCTCCGGTTGGCGTTGGGACAGGTGCTCGTGTCGGGCGCGGACTGGCTGCTCGCCGCGATGGTGCTCTTCCTGCTCCTGCCCGAGGGCGCGGACCTGTCCCCGCCGGCCTTCATCGGCCTGTACATGCTCGGGCAGGTGGCGGGGCTGCTCAGCCAGGTGCCCGGGGGCCTGGGCGTCTTCGAGTCCATCCTCGTCGCCGTCCTCACCCCGCGCGTGCCCGCCCCGGCGGTGCTGGGCTCGCTCATGGCATGGCGCGCCATCTACTACGTCGGGCCCTTCGTCCTCGCGGCGGGGGTGATGGCGGCGAGCGAGCTCATGCGCCGGCGCGAGCGGGTGTCGCGGATCGTCAGGGGCGTGCATGCCTCGTTCGCTCCGGTGGTGCCGTTGGTGGCCGCGGCGGGGGCGGTGCTCGCGGGCGCCGTGCTGCTCTTCTCCGGCGCGACGCCCACCGTGGCGGAGCGGCTGCTCGTGCTGCGCCGCTGGCTGCCCCTGCCCCTGCTGGAGCTGTCCCACCTGCTCGGCAGCCTCGCGGGCGTGTCGCTCGTGCTGCTCGGCCGGGGCCTTCAGCGGCGCCTGGACGCGGCGTACGTGCTGACGCTCGGGCTGCTCGGGGTGGGTGGCGTGGTGTCGCTGGTGAAGGGCCTCGACTTCGAGGAGGCGGGTCTGCTCTTCGCGCTGGCGCTGGTGCTGGCGCCCTTCCGCGCCCAGTTCTACCGGCACACCTCGCTCTTCGCCGAGCGATTCAGCGCGCCGTGGCTCCTGGCGCTCGCCGCGGTGGTGGGCGCGTCGGTGTGGCTCGGCTTCTTCTCCTACCGGCACGTGGACTACGGCGGGGAGCTGTGGTGGCGGTTCACCTTCGAGGGCGACGCGCCGCGCTTCCTGCGCGCCTCGGTGGGCGTGTGCGGGGTGGTGCTGTTGTTCGGCGTCGCGCGGCTGCTCGCGCCCTCCTCGCCCCGGAGCGAGCTTCCCTCGGAGGAGGCCCTGGCCCGGGCCCGTCCCCTCGTGGCGCGCTCCCCCGAGTCCATGAGCCACCTGGCGCTCGTGGGGGACAAGTCGCTGCTCTTCAACGAGGCGGGCACGGCCTTCATCATGTACGGCGTGGCGGGGCGCGCATGGGTGTCCATGGGGGAGCCGGTGGGGGGCACGCCCGAGGAAGCCACGGAGCTGGCGTGGCGCTTCCGGGAGCTGGTGGACGTGCACCACGGCTGGACGTGCTTCTACCAGGTGGGTCCTGGCTCGCTGCCGCGCTACCTGGACCTGGGGCTGTCGCTGCTCAAGCTGGGCGAGGAGGCCACGGTGCCGCTCGCGGACTTCCAGTTGGACTCGCCCGAGCGCCGCTCGCTGCGCCACGCGCACCGCAAGCTGGAGAAGGAGGGCGTCATCTTCGAGGTGGTGCCGCGCGGGAGCGTGGAGCCGCTGTTGCCCCAGCTCGAGGCCGTGTCGGATGCGTGGTTGGAGGAGAAGAACACGCGCGAGAAGGGCTTCTCGCTCGGCTACTTCTCCGAGCGCTACCTGCGCGAGGGCCCGGTGGCGGTGGTGCGCCAGGGCGGGGAACTGCTCGGGTTCGCCAACCTCTGGGCGCCCGAGTTGAAGGTGGAGCTGTCGATAGATCTGATGCGCTACCGGCCGGGCGCGCCCCGGGGGGTGATGGATCACCTCTTCGTGTCGCTCATGCTGTGGGGACGCGAGCAGGGTTACGAGCGCTTCAACCTGGGCATGGCGCCCTTCTCCGGCTTCGAGTCGCATGCGCTCGCGCCACTGTGGCAGCGCGCGGGCGCGTTCCTCTTCACCCACGGCGAGCACTTCTACAACTTCCAGGGATTGCGTCGGTTCAAGGAGAAGTTCAAGCCGGTGTGGACGCCGCGCTACCTGGCTTCTCCTGGAGGGCTCGCGTTTCCGCGGGTGCTCGCGGGCGTGGGTTCACTCGTCTCGCGGGGCATTGCCGGATTGGTGGCACGATGA